One genomic region from Rosa rugosa chromosome 1, drRosRugo1.1, whole genome shotgun sequence encodes:
- the LOC133744935 gene encoding ARM REPEAT PROTEIN INTERACTING WITH ABF2-like, which translates to MTAMPAKTQHLCKKAQVIQRAAVQPLIKMLQSPDSQVREMLPFAIGRLAQLNLLYCTLRFAPQALHRFGTKHCIQW; encoded by the exons ATGACTGCCATGCCTGCCAAGACACAGCACCTTTGTAAGAAG GCACAAGTTATTCAAAGGGCTGCAGTACAACCATTGATTAAGATGCTCCAGTCACCTGATTCACAGGTCAGGGAGATGTTGCCTTTTGCAATTGGGAGGTTGGCACAG CTCAATTTGCTTTACTGCACCTTGCGGTTTGCTCCACAGGCCTTGCATAGATTTGGAACCAAACATTGCATTCAGTGGTGA
- the LOC133726162 gene encoding uncharacterized protein LOC133726162 isoform X3, with the protein MKIRCQRFKSTTFLTLPLLKIESMAATVAVPSAIVHKVLTTNNYEDWSIRVKTYLLAKGLWKVVGSAMEPPRVEDEAEFEAWSKNNAEALHAIHISCGDDTFSFIRDMDTAKAAWNTLEKKLKPARLPKRKDVRSDHESPMDGELQLKDLNEPVVEGHSSNANSATNDHDDKAYKHFFDCVKNGWCERSTADAREFLKKYPHPIRELRHPSSGLPALHFAI; encoded by the exons ATGAAGATAAGATGTCAGAGATTCAAGAGCACCACTTTTCTCACTCTCCCTCTTCTAAAG ATCGAGAGCATGGCAGCGACGGTGGCCGTCCCCAGTGCTATAGTCCATAAAGTTTTAACCACAAATAACTATGAAGATTGGAGTATTCGGGTCAAAACCTATCTGCTGGCTAAGGGTCTTTGGAAGGTCGTCGGATCCGCCATGGAACCGCCTAGAGTAGAAGATGAGGCTGAATTTGAGGCATGGAGTAAGAACAATGCAGAGGCTTTGCATGCTATTCATATTTCTTGCGGAGATGATACCTTCTCTTTTATCCGGGACATGGACACAGCTAAAGCTGCGTGGAatactttagaaaaaaaattgaagcccGCTAGACTACCAAAGAGGAAAG ATGTGAGATCTGACCATGAGTCCCCAATGGATGGTGAGCTACAACTAAAAGACCTTAACGAACCGGTAGTTGAAG GACACAGCAGCAATGCCAATTCCGCCACCAATGATCATGATGACAAAGCCTATAAACATTTCTTCGATTGTGTGAAGAATGGTTGGTGTGAGAGAAGCACAGCTGATGCACGGGAGTTTCTTAAAAAATATCCACACCCAATAAGAGAACTAAGACATCCATCATCCGGCCTTCCGGCTCTTCACTTCGCAATCTAG
- the LOC133726162 gene encoding uncharacterized protein LOC133726162 isoform X2 codes for MKIRCQRFKSTTFLTLPLLKIESMAATVAVPSAIVHKVLTTNNYEDWSIRVKTYLLAKGLWKVVGSAMEPPRVEDEAEFEAWSKNNAEALHAIHISCGDDTFSFIRDMDTAKAAWNTLEKKLKPARLPKRKDFSAYCLDVRSDHESPMDGELQLKDLNEPVVEGHSSNANSATNDHDDKAYKHFFDCVKNGWCERSTADAREFLKKYPHPIRELRHPSSGLPALHFAI; via the exons ATGAAGATAAGATGTCAGAGATTCAAGAGCACCACTTTTCTCACTCTCCCTCTTCTAAAG ATCGAGAGCATGGCAGCGACGGTGGCCGTCCCCAGTGCTATAGTCCATAAAGTTTTAACCACAAATAACTATGAAGATTGGAGTATTCGGGTCAAAACCTATCTGCTGGCTAAGGGTCTTTGGAAGGTCGTCGGATCCGCCATGGAACCGCCTAGAGTAGAAGATGAGGCTGAATTTGAGGCATGGAGTAAGAACAATGCAGAGGCTTTGCATGCTATTCATATTTCTTGCGGAGATGATACCTTCTCTTTTATCCGGGACATGGACACAGCTAAAGCTGCGTGGAatactttagaaaaaaaattgaagcccGCTAGACTACCAAAGAGGAAAG atttTTCCGCTTATTGTTTAGATGTGAGATCTGACCATGAGTCCCCAATGGATGGTGAGCTACAACTAAAAGACCTTAACGAACCGGTAGTTGAAG GACACAGCAGCAATGCCAATTCCGCCACCAATGATCATGATGACAAAGCCTATAAACATTTCTTCGATTGTGTGAAGAATGGTTGGTGTGAGAGAAGCACAGCTGATGCACGGGAGTTTCTTAAAAAATATCCACACCCAATAAGAGAACTAAGACATCCATCATCCGGCCTTCCGGCTCTTCACTTCGCAATCTAG
- the LOC133726162 gene encoding uncharacterized protein LOC133726162 isoform X4, giving the protein MKIRCQRFKSTTFLTLPLLKIESMAATVAVPSAIVHKVLTTNNYEDWSIRVKTYLLAKGLWKVVGSAMEPPRVEDEAEFEAWSKNNAEALHAIHISCGDDTFSFIRDMDTAKAAWNTLEKKLKPARLPKRKGHSSNANSATNDHDDKAYKHFFDCVKNGWCERSTADAREFLKKYPHPIRELRHPSSGLPALHFAI; this is encoded by the exons ATGAAGATAAGATGTCAGAGATTCAAGAGCACCACTTTTCTCACTCTCCCTCTTCTAAAG ATCGAGAGCATGGCAGCGACGGTGGCCGTCCCCAGTGCTATAGTCCATAAAGTTTTAACCACAAATAACTATGAAGATTGGAGTATTCGGGTCAAAACCTATCTGCTGGCTAAGGGTCTTTGGAAGGTCGTCGGATCCGCCATGGAACCGCCTAGAGTAGAAGATGAGGCTGAATTTGAGGCATGGAGTAAGAACAATGCAGAGGCTTTGCATGCTATTCATATTTCTTGCGGAGATGATACCTTCTCTTTTATCCGGGACATGGACACAGCTAAAGCTGCGTGGAatactttagaaaaaaaattgaagcccGCTAGACTACCAAAGAGGAAAG GACACAGCAGCAATGCCAATTCCGCCACCAATGATCATGATGACAAAGCCTATAAACATTTCTTCGATTGTGTGAAGAATGGTTGGTGTGAGAGAAGCACAGCTGATGCACGGGAGTTTCTTAAAAAATATCCACACCCAATAAGAGAACTAAGACATCCATCATCCGGCCTTCCGGCTCTTCACTTCGCAATCTAG
- the LOC133726162 gene encoding ankyrin repeat-containing protein NPR4-like isoform X1 codes for MLHIVGNFSTFAQTRVDNIRGAALQLQRERQWFKEVESKVQLDSREEINHTDQAPPRPVFTKYHKELMKEGEKSMRETATSCTVVGALVVTMMFAAAFTVPGGNNQDTGAPMFLKAKAFMIFIISDAISLFSSTVMIFLGILTSRYKEDDFLKSLPTKMILGLFTLFLSIATMMITFSAALYIMLQGKSWIIIPTILLSSVPIASFVWMQFPFFVEIFVSTYGAGIFVRENENKYWSTILDS; via the exons ATGCTCCATATAGTAGGAAATTTTTCGACATTTGCTCAAACTAGAGTGGATAATATACGAGGTGCAGCTTTACAATTGCAGAGAGAACGACAATGGTTCAAG GAGGTGGAATCTAAAGTACAGCTCGACTCACGTGAAGAAATAAATCATACTGATCAAGCACCGCCACGTCCGGTATTTACTAAATACCACAAAGAATTGATGAAGGAGGGAGAAAAGTCAATGAGAGAAACTGCAACTTCTTGTACAGTTGTAGGTGCTCTTGTTGTCACTATGATGTTTGCTGCAGCATTCACAGTTCCTGGTGGAAATAATCAAGATACAGGTGCTCCCATGTTCTTAAAGGCGAAGGCCTTCATGATTTTTATCATCTCAGATGCTATATCCTTATTTTCTTCTACGGTAATGATATTTTTGGGAATTCTCACATCACGTTATAAAGAAGACGACTTCCTAAAATCTCTACCGACCAAAATGATATTGGGCCTTTTCACCCTTTTTCTCTCCATCGCCACCATGATGATTACTTTTTCTGCTGCCCTTTACATTATGCTTCAGGGGAAATCATGGATCATTATCCCAACTATATTACTTTCTAGTGTTCCAATCGCCTCATTTGTATGGATGCAATTTCCCTTCTTTGTGGAGATCTTCGTTTCTACTTACGGAGCAGGTATATTTGTTagggaaaatgaaaataaatattggTCGACAatcttagattcctaa
- the LOC133726163 gene encoding KH domain-containing protein At4g18375-like isoform X2, with protein sequence MDWNKRNVLSQRPTVQFKRKGSGNKKGNWNNSNREQSSGNSQSLDTVYRILCPSKKIGGVIGKGGGIIKSLREETRSKITVADSVRGSDERVIIIFSSPIKISRKQNSDEDSKEPLEPHCAAQDALLKVHDRIVEEDLYNGVTFDDDNENIVVTRLLVPNNLVGCLLGKRGDVIQRLRSETRANIRVLPADQLPTCAMDTDELVQISGKPDVAKRALYEVSTLLHQNPRKDKPPLGSAIPFGGQGFNLPGAPNMLPPGNPMWPNREPSHSMPPMPWIGEYGNHSSGYARGGFNGDPVGHGVEASAEFYIKILCSAGKIGGVIGKGGFNVKQLQEETGANIHVQDASTDSEERVIRVSAFEALRNPRSQTIEAILQLQNKASELSDKGTITTRLLVPSSKVGCILGQGGQVINEMRRRTQADIRVYSKDDRPKCAAEDEELVQISGNFVVAKDALAEITSRLRIRTLRDTNSGEEHAPIGPAHRFGPPGSLPVRGMPPPPSAIRAGSSGRYDPLKVGRHEYEPERYPVLPAASGFQDQE encoded by the exons ATGGATTGGAACAAGCGGAATGTTCTCAGCCAACGGCCTACTGTGCAGTTTAAAAGAAAAGGGAGCGGCAACAAGAAAGGAAACTGGAATAATTCAAACCGCGAACAGTCTTCAGGAAATTCTCAGTCCCTCGATACTGTGTATCGTATACTTTGCCCCTCTAAAAAAATTGGTGGTGTAATCGGAAAAGGTGGTGGCATAATCAAATCCCTGAGAGAAGAGACCCGGTCCAAGATTACAGTTGCTGATTCTGTTCGGGGCTCAGATGAGAGAGTAATTATTATCTTTAGTTCCCCAATCAAAATTTCAAGGAAACAAAATAGTGATGAAGATTCAAAGGAGCCCTTGGAGCCACACTGTGCTGCCCAAGATGCACTTTTGAAAGTTCATGACAGGATCGTAGAGGAAGATCTTTATAATGGAGTTACATTTGACGATGATAATGAGAATATTGTTGTCACAAGACTTCTAGTTCCAAACAACTTGGTAGGATGTCTTCTAGGAAAGCGTGGGGATGTTATTCAAAGATTGCGAAGTGAGACACGTGCAAACATTCGGGTTCTTCCTGCAGATCAGCTTCCTACTTGTGCTATGGATACTGATGAATTGGTGCAG ATATCTGGAAAACCGGACGTGGCAAAAAGAGCACTTTATGAAGTGTCTACTCTATTGCATCAGAATCCACGTAAGGATAAACCTCCTTTGGGATCAGCTATACCTTTTGGGGGTCAGGGGTTTAATCTTCCAGGAGCCCCAAATATGCTGCCACCTGGCAATCCAATGTGGCCTAATAGGGAACCTTCCCACAGTATGCCACCAATGCCATGGATAGGAGAATATGGAAATCATTCCTCTGGATATGCTCGAGGAGGTTTTAATGGTGATCCTGTGGGGCATGGGGTTGAAGCTTCAGCTGAGTTTTATATAAAGATTTTGTGTTCAGCTGGGAAAATTGGTGGGGTTATTGGCAAGGGGGGTTTTAATGTGAAACAGTTACAAGAGGAAACAGGAGCCAATATTCATGTTCAGGATGCATCAACAGACTCAGAAGAACGTGTGATTCGTGTCTCTGCTTTCGAG GCTTTGCGGAATCCAAGGTCGCAAACAATTGAGGCAATTCTTCAGCTTCAAAACAAAGCAAGTGAATTATCTGATAAAGGTACGATCACGACTAGGCTTCTTGTTCCATCGAGTAAAGTTGGCTGCATCCTTGGACAAGGAGGACAAGTTATTAATGAGATGAGGAGGAGAACCCAGGCAGATATTCGTGTGTACTCGAAAGACGATAGGCCTAAGTGTgcagctgaagatgaagaacttgtGCAG ATATCTGGGAACTTTGTTGTTGCTAAAGATGCTTTGGCTGAGATTACATCAAGACTGAGAATAAGAACTCTGCGTGATACAAATTCTGGAGAAGAACATGCTCCTATTGGCCCTGCGCACAGATTTGGTCCTCCTGGCAGCTTGCCTGTTAGAGGAATGCCACCACCACCTAGTGCAATTAGAGCTGGCAGCTCTGGTCGATATGATCCTCTAAAG GTTGGTAGACATGAATACGAACCAGAGAGATATCCAGTTCTGCCGGCTGCTTCTGG ATTTCAGGACCAAGAGTGA
- the LOC133726163 gene encoding KH domain-containing protein At4g18375-like isoform X1 produces MDWNKRNVLSQRPTVQFKRKGSGNKKGNWNNSNREQSSGNSQSLDTVYRILCPSKKIGGVIGKGGGIIKSLREETRSKITVADSVRGSDERVIIIFSSPIKISRKQNSDEDSKEPLEPHCAAQDALLKVHDRIVEEDLYNGVTFDDDNENIVVTRLLVPNNLVGCLLGKRGDVIQRLRSETRANIRVLPADQLPTCAMDTDELVQISGKPDVAKRALYEVSTLLHQNPRKDKPPLGSAIPFGGQGFNLPGAPNMLPPGNPMWPNREPSHSMPPMPWIGEYGNHSSGYARGGFNGDPVGHGVEASAEFYIKILCSAGKIGGVIGKGGFNVKQLQEETGANIHVQDASTDSEERVIRVSAFEALRNPRSQTIEAILQLQNKASELSDKGTITTRLLVPSSKVGCILGQGGQVINEMRRRTQADIRVYSKDDRPKCAAEDEELVQISGNFVVAKDALAEITSRLRIRTLRDTNSGEEHAPIGPAHRFGPPGSLPVRGMPPPPSAIRAGSSGRYDPLKVGRHEYEPERYPVLPAASGYERVNSALDSRIPNNAVDSFTGIGGSNISHIGEISGPRVKFQDSQSSRPERVAEIRGPDQLNAAQNILQALMASIGQNASAQPSSYHNANTRQGSYHNISDHRSPYHINAPRSPHRMNAPQSPYRVNAQQSPYQIKAQQSPYQTNTHQSPYHINAHQGPYQINAQQSSYQLSAPQGSNPNINAPQGAYRNLNSQQATYHNLNSQQGAYHNLNSQQGAYQYRP; encoded by the exons ATGGATTGGAACAAGCGGAATGTTCTCAGCCAACGGCCTACTGTGCAGTTTAAAAGAAAAGGGAGCGGCAACAAGAAAGGAAACTGGAATAATTCAAACCGCGAACAGTCTTCAGGAAATTCTCAGTCCCTCGATACTGTGTATCGTATACTTTGCCCCTCTAAAAAAATTGGTGGTGTAATCGGAAAAGGTGGTGGCATAATCAAATCCCTGAGAGAAGAGACCCGGTCCAAGATTACAGTTGCTGATTCTGTTCGGGGCTCAGATGAGAGAGTAATTATTATCTTTAGTTCCCCAATCAAAATTTCAAGGAAACAAAATAGTGATGAAGATTCAAAGGAGCCCTTGGAGCCACACTGTGCTGCCCAAGATGCACTTTTGAAAGTTCATGACAGGATCGTAGAGGAAGATCTTTATAATGGAGTTACATTTGACGATGATAATGAGAATATTGTTGTCACAAGACTTCTAGTTCCAAACAACTTGGTAGGATGTCTTCTAGGAAAGCGTGGGGATGTTATTCAAAGATTGCGAAGTGAGACACGTGCAAACATTCGGGTTCTTCCTGCAGATCAGCTTCCTACTTGTGCTATGGATACTGATGAATTGGTGCAG ATATCTGGAAAACCGGACGTGGCAAAAAGAGCACTTTATGAAGTGTCTACTCTATTGCATCAGAATCCACGTAAGGATAAACCTCCTTTGGGATCAGCTATACCTTTTGGGGGTCAGGGGTTTAATCTTCCAGGAGCCCCAAATATGCTGCCACCTGGCAATCCAATGTGGCCTAATAGGGAACCTTCCCACAGTATGCCACCAATGCCATGGATAGGAGAATATGGAAATCATTCCTCTGGATATGCTCGAGGAGGTTTTAATGGTGATCCTGTGGGGCATGGGGTTGAAGCTTCAGCTGAGTTTTATATAAAGATTTTGTGTTCAGCTGGGAAAATTGGTGGGGTTATTGGCAAGGGGGGTTTTAATGTGAAACAGTTACAAGAGGAAACAGGAGCCAATATTCATGTTCAGGATGCATCAACAGACTCAGAAGAACGTGTGATTCGTGTCTCTGCTTTCGAG GCTTTGCGGAATCCAAGGTCGCAAACAATTGAGGCAATTCTTCAGCTTCAAAACAAAGCAAGTGAATTATCTGATAAAGGTACGATCACGACTAGGCTTCTTGTTCCATCGAGTAAAGTTGGCTGCATCCTTGGACAAGGAGGACAAGTTATTAATGAGATGAGGAGGAGAACCCAGGCAGATATTCGTGTGTACTCGAAAGACGATAGGCCTAAGTGTgcagctgaagatgaagaacttgtGCAG ATATCTGGGAACTTTGTTGTTGCTAAAGATGCTTTGGCTGAGATTACATCAAGACTGAGAATAAGAACTCTGCGTGATACAAATTCTGGAGAAGAACATGCTCCTATTGGCCCTGCGCACAGATTTGGTCCTCCTGGCAGCTTGCCTGTTAGAGGAATGCCACCACCACCTAGTGCAATTAGAGCTGGCAGCTCTGGTCGATATGATCCTCTAAAG GTTGGTAGACATGAATACGAACCAGAGAGATATCCAGTTCTGCCGGCTGCTTCTGG CTATGAAAGAGTCAACAGTGCTTTGGATAGTAGGATTCCAAATAATGCAGTGGATTCTTTTACTGGAATAGGGGGGAGCAACATTTCCCATATTGGAGAG ATTTCAGGACCAAGAGTGAAATTCCAAGACTCCCAAAGTAGTCGCCCTGAACGTGTTGCTGAGATCCGTGGTCCTGATCAGTTGAATGCAGCACAGAATATCCTTCAGGCCCTCATGGCTTCTATTGGTCAAAATGCAAGTGCTCAGCCAAGTTCCTACCACAACGCAAATACTCGGCAAGGCTCCTACCACAACATCTCTGATCACCGAAGCCCGTATCATATCAATGCTCCAAGAAGCCCACACCGAATGAATGCTCCACAAAGTCCGTATCGAGTAAATGCGCAGCAAAGTCCATACCAAATCAAGGCTCAGCAAAGCCCATACCAAACCAATACTCATCAAAGCCCCTACCATATCAATGCTCATCAAGGCCCATACCAAATCAATGCTCAGCAAAGCTCTTATCAGTTGAGTGCTCCGCAAGGATCAAACCCCAACATCAATGCTCCACAAGGTGCATACCGTAACCTTAACTCACAGCAAGCTACGTACCATAACCTTAACTCACAGCAAGGTGCATATCATAACCTTAACTCACAGCAAGGTGCCTACCAGTACCGACCCTGA
- the LOC133744959 gene encoding cytokinin hydroxylase-like — translation MAAVALTILLVIFLGLLVRIAYNTLSCYWLTPRRIKKIMEKQGVRGPKPRFLIGNILDMASLVSKSTSQDMHTIDHDIVGRLLPHYLAWSKIYGKRFIYWNGIEPRMCLTETELIKELLSKYSTISGKSWLQQQGSKHFIGRGLLMANGDDWYHQRHIVAPAFMGDKLKSYAGYMVECTKEMLHSLQTEMDSGQDEFEIGEYMTRLTADIISRTEFDSSYEKGKQIFRLLTLLQKQCAQASKHLCVPGSRFFPSKYNREIKSLKMEVERLLMEIIQSRKDCVEIGRNNSYGNDLLGMLLNEMQKKRGNGFSFNLQLIMDECKTFFFAGHETTALLLTWTVMLLASNPSWQEKVRAEVKQVCNGETPSVDHLSKLTMLNMVINESLRLYPPATVLPRMAFEDIKLGDLHIPKGLSVWIPVLAIHHSKELWGKDANEFNPERFASKSFTPGRFIPFAAGPRNCIGQSFAIMEAKIILAMLISRFSFTISPSYRHAPVIVLTIKPKYGVQVCLKPIDPGN, via the exons ATGGCCGCGGTGGCGCTAACAATTCTGTTGGTGATATTCCTTGGTTTACTGGTAAGAATTGCTTACAACACTCTCTCATGTTACTGGTTAACACCGAGACGCATCAAGAAGATCATGGAGAAGCAAGGAGTGCGTGGCCCGAAACCCCGGTTTCTGATTGGAAACATCCTCGACATGGCCTCCCTTGTCTCCAAGTCCACTTCTCAAGACATGCATACCATCGATCATGACATTGTTGGCCGCCTGTTGCCCCATTATCTTGCCTGGTCTAAAATATATG GGAAAAGATTCATATATTGGAATGGAATTGAGCCCCGGATGTGTTTGACGGAGACTGAATTGATCAAGGAGCTTCTGTCCAAGTACAGCACCATATCTGGAAAATCATGGCTGCAACAACAAGGCTCTAAGCATTTCATTGGCCGGGGGTTACTAATGGCTAACGGTGACGACTGGTATCACCAGCGTCACATCGTTGCACCAGCATTCATGGGAGATAAACTCAAG AGCTATGCGGGATACATGGTGGAATGCACTAAGGAGATGCTCCATTCACTACAAACTGAGATGGATTCGGGGCAAGACGAGTTCGAGATAGGCGAGTACATGACAAGACTCACCGCCGACATAATTTCCCGGACGGAGTTCGACAGCAGCTATGAGAAGGGAAAACAGATTTTCCGGCTACTCACCCTTTTGCAGAAACAATGCGCCCAAGCAAGCAAGCACCTTTGCGTTCCCGGAAGCCG GTTTTTCCCAAGTAAATATAATAGGGAAATAAAATCTCTAAAGATGGAGGTGGAGAGGCTATTGATGGAAATTATACAGAGCCGGAAAGATTGCGTGGAGATTGGTCGGAACAACTCTTATGGGAATGATTTGCTAGGGATGTTGCTAAATGAGATGCAGAAAAAGAGAGGGAATGGATTTAGCTTTAATTTGCAGCTAATCATGGATGAATGCAAGACATTCTTCTTTGCAGGACATGAAACCACTGCCCTCTTGCTCACTTGGACAGTCATGTTATTAGCCAGCAACCCATCTTGGCAAGAAAAGGTTCGAGCTGAAGTGAAGCAAGTGTGCAATGGTGAAACTCCCTCTGTTGATCATCTATCCAAACTCACCATG TTAAATATGGTAATAAATGAATCACTGAGGCTGTATCCACCAGCAACTGTTCTGCCTCGAATGGCTTTCGAAGACATCAAACTTGGTGACCTTCACATTCCGAAGGGGCTATCAGTATGGATTCCAGTCCTTGCCATTCACCACAGTAAAGAATTATGGGGTAAAGATGCAAATGAGTTTAACCCTGAGAGGTTTGCTTCCAAGTCATTCACACCAGGAAGGTTCATTCCTTTTGCTGCCGGTCCTCGAAATTGCATTGGTCAATCTTTTGCCATTATGGAAGCTAAGATCATATTAGCGATGTTAATCTCACGGTTTAGCTTCACGATTTCGCCAAGTTATCGCCATGCTCCCGTTATTGTGCTCACCATAAAGCCTAAGTATGGGGTTCAAGTATGCTTGAAACCTATTGATCCTGGAAATTAA